In the Erythrolamprus reginae isolate rEryReg1 unplaced genomic scaffold, rEryReg1.hap1 H_45, whole genome shotgun sequence genome, one interval contains:
- the LOC139155678 gene encoding vomeronasal type-2 receptor 26-like: MPMLKEKEICLAFTEKLKSDIFATTQSKLFHVFKTWSKAEVIILFGDSSSSAHVQVAAYGHEVMRNTPFQKVWILTSHWKLNVVGSKNILQLIKPFHGALHFRHHTGDVSDFNHFLKSLDPLDPQGDLFLPPWWERLFGCMIHKPGERPKKGKKTCTGKENLENVPTYIFETSMTSESYNIYNAIYSVAHALYARLGSVTQPIMKRLGKNISNVQSWQILYYLRKVQFNNSAGIEVSFSENGLGSAQYDLLNWILCPNQSFPPINVGQINTRALSGQDFTINKDAIIWATKEVPFARCGLKRCHAGERRNVPEGEQVCCYQCDPCPEGTVSNQSDAAHCTPCPEDQYPNKDKDNCIAKKIHFLAYQDTLGYTLVSLALSLSVITFAVLVVFLKHHETAIVKANNRDLTYVLLVSLLFCFLCSFLFIGRPGKFTCLFRQSTFAILFSLAVSSVLAKTVMVVLAFMATKPGNKTRKLLGKPLTNSIVLGCPLIQAVLSTIWLETSPPFPNLDFHSLVEEAILECNEGSASMFYAALAYMGFLALICFTMAFLARKLPDSFNEAKFITFSMLIFCSVWITFLPTYLSTKGKSMVAVEIFSILASGAGLLACIFSPKCYIILLRPNLNCQANIIRNKNF, encoded by the exons ATGCCAATGCTcaaggagaaggagatctgcctggCCTTCACTGAAAAGTTGAAATCAGACATCTTTGCTACTACACAATCAAAGTTGTTTCATGTTTTCAAGACTTGGTCTAAAGCTGAAGTTATTATCCTGTTTGGAGATTCCAGTAGCAGTGCACACGTGCAGGTGGCTGCGTATGGTCATGAAGTCATGAGAAACACACCATTTCAGAAGGTTTGGATCCTGACTTCCCATTGGAAACTTAATGTGGTGGGATCTAAAAACATATTGCAACTTATAAAGCCGTTCCATGGGGCTTTGCATTTTAGGCATCACACTGGAGATGTTTCAGATTTCAACCATTTCCTCAAGTCTTTAGACCCTCTGGACCCACAAGGGgatcttttcctccctccatgGTGGGAAAGGCTCTTTGGCTGCATGATTCACAAACCAGGAGAGAGGcctaaaaaggggaaaaaaacatgcaCGGGAAAGGAGAATTTAGAGAACGTGCCGACTTACATCTTTGAGACCAGCATGACAAGTGAAAGTTACAATATCTACAATGCCATTTATTCTGTAGCGCACGCGTTGTACGCAAGGCTTGGATCAGTAACCCAACCAATCATGAAGAGGCTTGGAAAAAACATCTCAAATGTCCAGTCATGGCAG ATTCTTTACTATTTGAGGAAGGTCCAATTCAACAACAGTGCTGGAATTGAAGTCTCATTCTCAGAAAATGGATTGGGATCAGCTCAATACGATCTTCTTAACTGGATTCTCTGTCCCAATcaatcttttccccccataaacgTTGGACAAATAAATACCCGGGCCCTCTCAGGCCAGGATTTCACCATTAACAAAGATGCAATTATCTGGGCCACAAAG GAAGTGCCCTTTGCCAGATGTGGCTTGAAGAGGTGCcatgcaggagagaggagaaatgTTCCAGAGGGTGAGCAGGTCTGCTGCTACCAATGTGACCCTTGTCCGGAAGGGACCGTTTCTAATCAGTCGG ATGCAGCCCATTGTACGCCTTGCCCAGAAGACCAATACCCCAACAAGGACAAGGACAACTGCATTGCCAAGAAGATCCACTTCCTTGCCTATCAAGACACCCTGGGATACACTTTAGTATctttagctctctctctctctgtgatcaCATTTGCAGTTCTGGTGGTTTTCCTTAAGCATCATGAAACAGCGattgtcaaggccaacaaccgagatctcacctacgtcctcctggtctccctactgttctgcttcctctgctccttcctcttcattggtcgaCCTGGCAAATTCACATGTCTCTTTCGACAATCTACATTTGCCATTCTCTTTTCCCTGGCAGTTTcctctgtgttggcaaaaactgttatggtggttctggccttcatggccaccaagccagggaATAAGACAAGGAAACTCTTAGGAAAACCACTGACCAACTCCATTGTGTTAGGCTGTCCCTTGATCCAAGCAGTCCTTAGCACCATCTGGCTGGAAActtctcccccctttcccaaCTTGGACTTCCACTCGTTGGTAGAAGAGGCCATCTTGGAATGTAATGAAGGCTCAGCCTCAATGTTTTATGCTGCCCTTGCCTACATGGGTTTTCTGGCCCTCATCTGTTTCACAATGGCCTTTCTGGCCAGGAAGTTGCCTGAcagctttaatgaagccaagttcattactttcAGTATGCTgatcttttgcagtgtttggatcaccTTCCTACCCACCTatttgagcaccaaagggaaatccatggtggctgtggagatcttctccatcttggcctctggAGCTGGTCTCTTGGCTTGCATCTTTTCCCCCAAATGTTATATTATCCTACTTAGACCCAATCTTAATTGCCAAGCAAATATCATAAGAAATAAGAATTTCTAA